Proteins encoded in a region of the Acidobacteriota bacterium genome:
- a CDS encoding winged helix-turn-helix domain-containing protein → MSNVSNNLYEFGDFTLNERERNLWRGDAVVQLPPKVFDTLLLLVKNAGSTVSKEEMLDQVWAGSFIEESNLSQNVYTLRQVLGRNEKFIETVPRRGYKFVKKVIVRELPDGSVTDRPEAQLHAPPTPAVAPREKSEVSHLRRFLAVAGIVSVWCIAAAFAFYRSDLAKSMPTETTVSLRSLTDTGEASSPTISPDGKLVAFLDRSGGRPSAKLMDVASGGIVEIKIDGNVVPSQLEFSADGSELFFRARGLWRSGRIVYRVPVFGGVPTEVVSDVWGAFGLSPDGQFLAFFREDTKANIDRLIIKNLKTGDERVIAELRSPEMFFILVPPAWSPDSKLLSVIKRPRSGERSEITTIDATTGESRAIRTELQKLFHMAWTPDGTSILALSKEPEKGRQLFRVAYPSGTVTRVTNDLNLYEGVSLSRDGRKVVTEVRNLTSNLWLMTANGREDERPLTTGKYGHYGLGDLKFATENRIIFDGRATVDRDLWSVAISDGSQVRLTENNGSRNSQVTATVNGEHLYVSSNRTGSESIWRIGQDGKKQTQITNAEGGESHWYPALSHDEKHLYFLARLSKGSEIRRISLTDMSVETIREIRDFSPQHFFQTSLDGKWLAFAYKTNEEETPDTDDFSNVPIRIGLIDLANPERMETFRIRSPRALIRFSATGESFDYIRDSSIVRQSIKQPDQEPEVIITVSGERIYNFDWSMAGTHAVVARGGYSSDLILIDLP, encoded by the coding sequence ATGTCTAACGTTTCCAACAACTTATACGAATTCGGGGATTTTACTCTGAATGAGCGCGAACGAAATCTTTGGCGCGGTGATGCCGTCGTTCAGCTGCCGCCCAAGGTATTCGACACGCTGCTTTTGCTGGTCAAGAATGCGGGTTCGACCGTAAGTAAGGAAGAGATGCTCGACCAGGTTTGGGCTGGTTCTTTTATAGAGGAGAGCAATCTTTCGCAAAACGTCTATACGCTCCGGCAGGTGCTCGGCCGAAACGAAAAATTCATAGAGACGGTTCCGCGGCGTGGATACAAGTTCGTCAAGAAGGTCATTGTTCGCGAACTGCCGGATGGATCCGTGACCGACCGGCCCGAGGCTCAATTGCATGCCCCGCCTACACCTGCGGTTGCTCCGCGTGAGAAAAGTGAGGTTTCGCACTTGCGGCGGTTTCTCGCAGTCGCGGGCATAGTATCGGTGTGGTGTATTGCCGCAGCCTTCGCCTTTTACCGGTCCGATCTGGCGAAAAGCATGCCCACCGAAACGACCGTCAGCTTGAGAAGCTTGACGGATACTGGTGAAGCATCTTCGCCGACCATCTCACCGGACGGCAAATTGGTCGCCTTTCTTGACCGAAGCGGAGGCCGCCCGTCTGCAAAACTGATGGATGTCGCGTCCGGCGGCATTGTCGAGATCAAGATCGACGGCAACGTAGTGCCATCACAACTGGAATTCTCGGCTGATGGAAGCGAACTTTTCTTCCGCGCCCGCGGACTCTGGCGCTCCGGACGGATCGTTTATCGTGTTCCGGTCTTCGGTGGTGTGCCGACCGAGGTCGTCTCCGATGTTTGGGGAGCGTTCGGCCTCTCGCCCGACGGGCAGTTCCTGGCCTTTTTTCGGGAAGACACTAAGGCAAATATTGATCGGTTGATCATCAAAAACCTAAAGACCGGGGACGAACGCGTCATCGCGGAACTTCGATCGCCGGAGATGTTCTTCATTCTTGTCCCTCCGGCGTGGTCGCCGGACAGCAAATTACTCTCGGTGATCAAACGACCGAGATCCGGTGAGCGGTCGGAAATTACCACGATCGACGCAACGACCGGTGAGTCCAGAGCGATCCGCACGGAGCTTCAAAAGCTATTCCACATGGCATGGACCCCGGACGGAACGTCGATCCTGGCGCTTTCGAAGGAGCCCGAAAAAGGCCGCCAGCTTTTTCGGGTTGCGTATCCGTCCGGAACCGTAACGCGCGTCACCAACGACCTTAATCTTTATGAAGGCGTTTCACTTTCCCGCGATGGCCGCAAGGTCGTCACCGAGGTAAGGAATTTGACCTCAAACCTCTGGCTGATGACTGCGAACGGACGCGAAGACGAAAGGCCATTGACGACAGGAAAATATGGACACTACGGGCTCGGTGACCTGAAATTTGCTACCGAGAACAGGATCATATTTGACGGCCGTGCAACCGTTGACCGCGACCTATGGTCGGTCGCGATCTCCGACGGCAGTCAGGTCAGGCTTACTGAGAACAACGGGTCGAGAAACTCTCAGGTCACGGCGACCGTAAATGGCGAACACTTATACGTTTCTTCTAACCGAACCGGGTCGGAAAGCATCTGGCGAATCGGCCAGGACGGCAAAAAGCAGACTCAGATCACCAATGCCGAGGGTGGCGAATCACATTGGTATCCGGCGCTCTCGCATGACGAAAAGCATCTTTACTTCCTCGCCCGTTTAAGCAAAGGCAGCGAGATACGGAGAATATCGTTGACCGATATGTCAGTAGAAACGATTCGCGAGATCAGGGACTTTTCTCCGCAGCACTTCTTTCAAACTTCGCTCGACGGCAAATGGCTCGCCTTCGCCTACAAGACCAACGAGGAAGAGACACCGGATACAGATGATTTTTCGAACGTGCCAATCAGGATCGGGCTCATCGACCTTGCCAACCCCGAACGAATGGAGACTTTCCGAATTCGCTCCCCGCGTGCCCTCATCCGATTTTCCGCCACCGGCGAAAGCTTTGATTACATCCGTGATTCGTCGATCGTCCGGCAGAGCATAAAGCAGCCGGACCAGGAACCTGAGGTCATAATAACCGTAAGTGGCGAGCGGATCTATAATTTTGATTGGTCGATGGCCGGAACGCATGCCGTGGTCGCCCGCGGAGGATATTCCTCCGACCTTATACTTATCGACCTGCCGTAG
- a CDS encoding acyl-CoA dehydrogenase, with the protein MATSNGLTTLSEEEELFRASVREFAEGEIRPKVEEMEHNSKLDAGIIKQCFELGLMAIESPEEYGGAGSTIFNAIVAIEELARVDASVSVFVDVHNTLVTNAFMRWASDDQKKKYLPQLAEGRVGAYALSEAASGSDAFALTTRAVDKGGHYELTGQKLWITNGNEAEIFILFATVDPAAGYKGITAFIVEKGFEGFSVGKKEDKLGIRASSTTELILDGCKVPKENVLGEVGKGYKVSIETLNEGRIGIGAQMLGIAQGAYEAALKYTTEREQFGQSINNFQAVQFQLAEMAVEIEATRLLVYNAARLKDAGKPFIKEAAIAKLYSSRCAEAVASKAIELFGGYGYVKDYPVEKYWRDSKIGSIYEGTSNMQLQTIAKLIMSGK; encoded by the coding sequence ATGGCCACGAGCAATGGTTTGACGACACTTTCAGAAGAAGAAGAACTTTTCCGTGCTTCCGTTCGTGAATTTGCCGAGGGCGAGATCCGCCCGAAGGTCGAAGAAATGGAGCACAACAGCAAGCTCGACGCGGGCATTATCAAGCAATGCTTTGAGCTCGGGCTTATGGCCATCGAATCGCCGGAGGAATACGGCGGTGCCGGCTCGACCATCTTTAACGCGATCGTCGCGATCGAAGAACTTGCTCGCGTCGATGCCAGCGTTTCGGTGTTCGTTGACGTTCATAACACACTCGTCACCAACGCCTTCATGCGTTGGGCGAGCGACGATCAGAAGAAAAAGTACCTGCCGCAGCTTGCAGAAGGGCGCGTGGGCGCCTATGCATTGAGCGAAGCTGCGTCGGGTTCTGATGCTTTCGCGCTGACGACCCGTGCCGTCGATAAGGGCGGCCACTACGAGCTCACCGGCCAGAAGCTTTGGATCACCAACGGCAACGAAGCCGAGATCTTCATCCTCTTCGCCACCGTCGACCCGGCCGCGGGCTACAAGGGCATTACGGCGTTCATCGTTGAGAAGGGCTTTGAAGGTTTTTCGGTCGGAAAGAAGGAAGACAAGCTCGGCATTCGGGCTTCCTCGACCACGGAACTGATCCTCGATGGCTGCAAGGTGCCGAAAGAGAATGTGCTCGGCGAGGTCGGCAAGGGCTATAAGGTCTCGATCGAAACGCTCAACGAAGGCCGCATCGGCATCGGCGCCCAGATGCTCGGCATCGCCCAAGGGGCATACGAAGCTGCGCTGAAATATACCACCGAACGCGAGCAGTTTGGCCAATCGATCAACAACTTCCAGGCCGTGCAGTTCCAGCTTGCCGAGATGGCCGTCGAGATCGAGGCCACCCGCCTGCTTGTCTATAACGCCGCCCGTCTCAAGGACGCCGGCAAGCCCTTCATCAAAGAAGCCGCCATCGCGAAGCTTTATTCCTCGCGTTGCGCCGAAGCCGTCGCCTCAAAGGCCATCGAACTCTTCGGCGGCTACGGCTACGTAAAGGATTACCCGGTAGAAAAATACTGGCGCGACTCAAAGATCGGCTCCATCTACGAGGGCACCTCGAACATGCAGCTCCAAACGATCGCGAAGCTGATCATGAGCGGGAAGTAG